Proteins from a single region of Caldanaerovirga acetigignens:
- the yyaC gene encoding spore protease YyaC produces the protein MLLDPHALRPYGMRVHIDTPNAVEAIAYGFTSILSETYCPPSPIVFLCIGTDRSTGDSLGPLVGNMLKEKNFLNAQVKGCLAEPVHAGNLENVLQELDILKKPYIIAVDASLGRSENVGTVKIGKGPIKPGAGVRKNLPEVGQLHVTGVVNVGGFMEFFVLQNTRLFLVMKMAKVISEGIALGMEQFFA, from the coding sequence ATGCTTTTAGACCCCCACGCACTAAGACCTTATGGCATGAGAGTTCACATAGATACTCCAAATGCGGTAGAAGCTATCGCTTACGGTTTCACCTCAATTTTATCTGAAACATATTGCCCTCCCTCGCCGATAGTTTTCCTGTGTATAGGCACTGACCGCTCTACCGGTGACTCTCTAGGTCCTTTAGTGGGAAACATGCTAAAGGAAAAAAATTTTCTCAACGCCCAGGTTAAAGGCTGCCTTGCCGAACCAGTCCACGCCGGCAATCTCGAAAATGTCCTCCAAGAGCTCGACATTTTGAAAAAGCCTTACATTATTGCGGTAGATGCATCTCTAGGCCGCTCTGAAAACGTTGGCACGGTAAAGATTGGCAAAGGACCTATTAAGCCGGGGGCTGGAGTCAGAAAAAATCTGCCTGAAGTCGGTCAGCTCCATGTTACCGGCGTAGTAAACGTCGGTGGATTTATGGAATTCTTCGTCCTTCAAAATACAAGATTATTTTTGGTAATGAAGATGGCGAAGGTAATTTCCGAAGGAATTGCTTTGGGAATGGAGCAATTCTTTGCATAA
- a CDS encoding YkuS family protein encodes MKRIIAVEDGLEDLIEYLRARGFVAMPWNEAVGEVDAVIYRGRKLKEMASLSIENMMDNMGGNSFGVLLVNAEGRTNEQIYEIIKNRIYDHFI; translated from the coding sequence ATGAAAAGAATAATAGCGGTGGAAGACGGCCTTGAAGACCTTATAGAATATTTGAGAGCGCGGGGGTTTGTAGCCATGCCGTGGAACGAGGCAGTTGGGGAAGTGGATGCTGTAATATATAGAGGAAGGAAACTTAAAGAAATGGCGTCCCTGTCAATTGAAAATATGATGGATAACATGGGTGGGAATTCTTTCGGAGTACTTCTCGTAAATGCTGAAGGCAGAACTAATGAACAAATATATGAGATAATAAAAAACAGAATTTATGATCATTTTATTTAA